In Sphingomonas phyllosphaerae, one DNA window encodes the following:
- a CDS encoding phage tail length tape measure family protein, translating into MDEDGSPGFGVGFDIDFGDSFGGLKTLDDLIGSTAANAVREFQRIQGAVMSGTDLKRAADEFRSLGRETRSAAQDFARVEREAESLVRQLERQNATFGMSRQELQSLKIATAAKAAEDRGMVELVGRLRTEEALLNDQRAKAAAATAAEAQATREAAQAYHMFETAARKGAEAMREAAAAEKAMEAERHAQEIRSAAFAFQQFETRAREGARAMREADAAARALALEQTAQEARSAALGFQLFETHARQMAQAARDAAQAEATLAREAAAVRASLDPMFAAQRRFDDEMDRADRLLAAGAIRQHEYAAETNRAREALAAHARQVAGTGDVVATGSKKFAASVDEVEKSVRRQGFAVQQLALQSPDIIQGLLTGQKPLTVLIQQGGQLVQVAMMAQGGIRGFAAEIGMFALRFAPLIGLVGAATAGFALFNRWINQGVTNDDLTRDLGKITGGANATKAELFKLKDETVTWADTSKAMFEVVGKDVMAVFVSDVKSMGKDVKTLLDDLTSYGRQALAGLYAGVAGMKSYLGELEKGGFTGLAKTLVGQGDPKLLEKTFGASYDAADKYLTKLGGRIRKAAVDNARDRLADKIGFNAPTPPKVDRHAEQLARQAAAEEAQIAGQYKIAAAYRVSGAAALIAEAEVKAETAAILKRGEAEAFISRQIRLAVAQRVSDSARTSAAMREQAAQQQLVNDDVAAGVIPAERAAELLKDRMADLPLLAALEAARTIKGKEGTRAVEEANKALADSRAARDALTDAERRAALQAAQGGANDRLEQLQEEIRLIGATDTARARSMAILTATQEAARRQWTGPDAAKYIETQAKIAEGEVQRQLLTDALNNSLNHQSELLDGIATNVTNAARGMADAFGDVGRAIGDTAAIFAQFRADQQRLTDVYRQQLKIANQLPAGEAKTAALRRANAQYEVRTATAQIGLYGDMTSAAKGLFDEKSRGYAALMAAEKVYRAFEFAMSVRAMVQDVSETISSVANSGARAAANGAEGVSAQAKLPFPFNMAAMAATAAALVAAGVTIFSSRSSGASAPVTNTGTGTVLGDPAKQSESLKRSVDNLAGIESATSVYTREMLASLRSIEGAIGGVAAQIVRAGNVDASAGVTEGFQKNLIGSVLSKIPLIGGILGGLFGSKTEVTGSGLYAKDQTLESILSRGFDASYYSDVKKTSSFLGIKTGSKTSTQYTGASGELEGQFTLILRQFNDAIASAAGPLGQSTDEIQRRLNGFVLNLGKVDLKGLTGEQIEEKLNAVFGAAADNMAAAAFPGLSRFQKAGEGAFETLTRVASTVEAVTTALDLLGGSSRVLGIDMKVALADQFDSVSDFTGAVQAYADAYYTQEEKQAAQAAQMNRVFASLGLTVPQTLAGFRQLVEAQDLTTAAGRSTYAALLNLAPAFADLKTAMDGAKSAADVLAERQDLERQLLELSGNTAAIRALDLAKLDASNRALQEQIWSVKDAQDAAKAAKELRDAWKSVGDTIMDEVNRIRGLNEADTAGGFAAIMSRFNIASDAARGGDQDAAKTLPQISQALLAAAANAATSKQELDRVKVQTAASLEATYAAISIFAASAGGPGTAANDQLSASSAASEAASASQLSEDTLAETLAQLLEETVGMRRDNNTGHAATASNTGRIAKTLDAVTQAGDAISITQAAA; encoded by the coding sequence ATGGACGAAGACGGCTCCCCCGGCTTTGGCGTCGGTTTTGATATCGACTTCGGCGACAGCTTCGGCGGGCTCAAGACGCTCGATGATCTGATCGGCTCGACGGCCGCGAACGCGGTGCGCGAATTTCAGCGCATCCAGGGCGCGGTGATGAGCGGCACCGACCTCAAGCGCGCGGCCGATGAGTTCCGCTCGCTCGGCCGCGAGACACGCAGCGCCGCGCAGGACTTCGCCCGGGTCGAGCGTGAGGCCGAGAGCCTGGTGCGCCAGCTCGAGCGGCAAAACGCCACCTTCGGCATGTCGCGCCAGGAGCTGCAGTCGCTCAAGATTGCGACCGCTGCCAAGGCGGCCGAAGACCGCGGCATGGTCGAGCTGGTCGGCCGCCTGCGCACCGAGGAGGCGCTTCTCAACGATCAGCGCGCCAAGGCCGCCGCGGCAACCGCGGCCGAGGCGCAGGCGACGCGCGAAGCAGCGCAGGCCTATCACATGTTTGAGACAGCCGCCCGGAAGGGCGCCGAGGCGATGCGCGAAGCGGCCGCGGCCGAGAAGGCGATGGAAGCCGAGCGTCACGCGCAGGAGATCCGCTCCGCCGCTTTCGCCTTCCAGCAGTTCGAGACGCGCGCCCGAGAAGGCGCTCGCGCTATGCGCGAGGCCGATGCTGCGGCGCGCGCGCTGGCACTCGAGCAGACCGCCCAGGAGGCGCGCAGCGCTGCGCTCGGCTTCCAGCTCTTCGAGACGCACGCCCGCCAGATGGCGCAGGCCGCGCGCGATGCCGCCCAGGCGGAGGCCACGCTCGCGCGCGAGGCAGCCGCGGTCCGCGCGTCGCTCGACCCGATGTTCGCCGCGCAGCGCCGTTTCGACGACGAGATGGACCGCGCCGATCGGCTGCTGGCCGCTGGCGCGATCAGGCAGCACGAATATGCCGCCGAGACAAACCGTGCCCGAGAGGCGCTGGCTGCGCACGCGCGCCAGGTCGCCGGCACGGGCGACGTCGTTGCGACCGGCTCGAAGAAGTTCGCCGCCAGCGTCGACGAGGTTGAGAAGTCGGTCCGCCGGCAGGGCTTCGCGGTCCAGCAGCTCGCACTACAGTCGCCCGACATCATCCAGGGCCTGCTCACCGGGCAGAAGCCGCTGACGGTCCTGATCCAGCAGGGCGGGCAGCTCGTCCAGGTCGCGATGATGGCACAGGGCGGGATTCGCGGCTTTGCCGCCGAGATCGGCATGTTCGCGCTGCGCTTCGCGCCGCTGATCGGCCTAGTTGGCGCGGCGACCGCTGGTTTTGCGCTGTTCAACCGCTGGATCAACCAGGGCGTCACCAACGACGATCTGACCCGCGACCTCGGCAAGATCACCGGCGGCGCGAACGCGACCAAGGCCGAGCTGTTCAAGTTGAAGGACGAGACGGTCACCTGGGCGGACACGTCCAAGGCCATGTTCGAGGTGGTCGGCAAGGACGTGATGGCCGTCTTTGTCAGCGACGTAAAGTCGATGGGCAAGGACGTAAAGACGCTGCTCGACGATCTCACCTCCTACGGGCGGCAGGCATTGGCAGGCCTGTACGCGGGTGTTGCCGGCATGAAGTCATATCTCGGCGAGTTGGAAAAGGGAGGCTTCACCGGTCTCGCTAAGACGCTGGTCGGACAGGGCGATCCGAAGCTGTTGGAGAAGACGTTCGGTGCGTCCTATGACGCTGCCGACAAATATCTGACGAAGCTGGGCGGCCGGATCCGTAAGGCGGCCGTCGACAATGCTCGTGACCGGCTCGCCGACAAGATCGGCTTCAATGCTCCAACGCCGCCGAAGGTAGACCGCCATGCCGAGCAGCTCGCGCGCCAAGCTGCGGCCGAAGAGGCGCAGATCGCCGGCCAGTACAAGATTGCGGCTGCGTACCGGGTATCGGGTGCCGCAGCGCTGATCGCCGAGGCCGAGGTGAAGGCTGAGACCGCGGCAATCCTCAAGCGCGGCGAGGCCGAGGCGTTCATCTCGCGCCAGATCCGGCTTGCGGTCGCGCAGCGCGTTTCGGACTCGGCGCGAACCTCGGCCGCGATGCGGGAGCAGGCCGCGCAGCAGCAGCTGGTCAACGACGACGTTGCTGCCGGCGTCATCCCGGCCGAGCGCGCCGCGGAGCTGCTGAAGGACCGCATGGCGGATCTGCCGCTGCTCGCTGCGCTCGAGGCCGCGCGCACCATCAAGGGCAAGGAAGGCACGCGTGCCGTCGAGGAGGCCAATAAGGCGCTCGCCGACTCCCGCGCGGCGCGCGACGCGCTCACCGATGCCGAGCGTCGTGCCGCACTGCAGGCCGCGCAGGGCGGTGCCAACGATCGGCTCGAGCAGCTCCAGGAAGAGATCCGCCTGATCGGTGCGACCGACACAGCGCGTGCGCGGTCAATGGCGATCCTCACCGCGACCCAAGAGGCCGCACGCCGGCAGTGGACCGGGCCCGACGCGGCGAAATATATCGAGACGCAGGCCAAGATCGCCGAGGGCGAGGTGCAGCGCCAGCTGCTCACCGACGCGCTCAACAATAGCCTCAATCATCAGTCCGAGCTGCTCGACGGCATCGCCACCAACGTCACCAACGCTGCGCGCGGCATGGCCGACGCGTTCGGCGACGTGGGTCGCGCGATCGGCGACACCGCGGCGATCTTCGCGCAATTCCGTGCCGACCAGCAGCGCCTGACCGACGTCTATCGCCAGCAGCTCAAGATCGCGAACCAGCTGCCCGCCGGCGAGGCGAAGACGGCTGCGCTACGCCGCGCCAACGCGCAGTATGAGGTGCGCACCGCGACCGCGCAGATCGGACTTTACGGCGACATGACGTCGGCCGCGAAGGGGCTCTTCGACGAGAAGAGCCGCGGCTATGCCGCGCTCATGGCGGCCGAGAAGGTCTATCGCGCCTTCGAGTTCGCCATGTCGGTCCGCGCGATGGTGCAGGACGTCAGCGAGACGATCTCGTCGGTCGCGAACAGCGGCGCCCGCGCTGCGGCGAACGGTGCCGAGGGCGTGTCGGCGCAGGCCAAGCTGCCTTTCCCCTTCAACATGGCCGCCATGGCAGCGACCGCAGCCGCGCTGGTTGCCGCCGGCGTCACGATCTTCTCGTCGCGCAGCAGCGGCGCGAGCGCGCCGGTGACCAACACCGGCACCGGAACCGTGCTTGGCGATCCGGCCAAGCAGTCGGAGAGCCTGAAGCGCTCGGTCGACAACCTGGCCGGCATAGAATCCGCCACCAGCGTCTACACGCGCGAGATGCTGGCCTCGCTTCGCTCGATCGAGGGCGCGATCGGCGGGGTCGCCGCGCAGATTGTGCGCGCCGGGAATGTCGACGCATCGGCCGGCGTGACCGAGGGCTTCCAGAAGAACCTGATCGGCTCGGTGCTGAGCAAGATCCCGCTGATCGGCGGCATCCTAGGCGGACTGTTCGGCAGCAAGACCGAGGTCACCGGCAGCGGCTTGTATGCCAAGGATCAGACCCTCGAGAGCATCCTTTCGCGCGGGTTCGATGCGTCCTACTATTCGGACGTCAAGAAAACCTCGAGCTTCCTCGGCATCAAGACGGGGTCGAAGACCTCGACGCAATACACCGGCGCGAGCGGCGAGCTCGAGGGGCAGTTCACCCTCATTCTGCGCCAGTTCAACGACGCGATCGCGTCGGCCGCCGGACCACTCGGCCAGTCGACCGACGAGATCCAGCGCCGGCTCAACGGCTTCGTGCTCAATCTCGGCAAGGTCGATCTTAAAGGCCTGACGGGCGAGCAGATCGAGGAGAAGCTCAACGCCGTATTCGGCGCCGCGGCCGACAACATGGCCGCGGCCGCGTTCCCGGGCCTGTCGCGCTTCCAGAAGGCCGGCGAGGGCGCTTTCGAGACGCTGACCCGCGTCGCCTCGACCGTCGAGGCCGTCACCACCGCGCTCGACCTCCTGGGCGGCAGTAGCCGCGTTCTGGGGATCGATATGAAGGTGGCGCTTGCCGATCAGTTCGACAGCGTCAGCGACTTCACCGGGGCGGTGCAGGCCTATGCCGACGCCTATTACACCCAGGAGGAAAAGCAGGCGGCGCAGGCAGCGCAGATGAACCGCGTGTTTGCGAGCCTGGGCCTCACGGTACCGCAGACGCTGGCCGGCTTCCGCCAGCTCGTCGAGGCGCAGGATCTCACCACCGCGGCCGGCCGATCGACTTATGCCGCGCTGCTCAACCTGGCGCCGGCGTTCGCGGATCTGAAGACCGCCATGGACGGCGCCAAGAGCGCGGCCGACGTGCTCGCCGAGCGGCAGGATCTCGAACGCCAGCTGCTCGAGCTGTCGGGCAACACCGCGGCGATCCGCGCGCTCGATCTCGCCAAGCTCGATGCCAGCAACCGCGCGCTGCAAGAGCAGATCTGGTCGGTCAAGGACGCTCAGGACGCAGCCAAGGCGGCGAAGGAGCTGCGTGACGCATGGAAGTCGGTCGGCGACACCATCATGGACGAGGTCAACCGGATCCGCGGCTTGAACGAGGCCGACACCGCCGGCGGGTTCGCGGCGATCATGAGCCGCTTCAACATCGCCTCGGATGCCGCGCGCGGCGGTGACCAGGACGCCGCCAAGACCCTGCCGCAGATTTCGCAGGCGCTGCTCGCGGCGGCCGCGAACGCTGCGACCAGCAAGCAGGAACTCGACCGGGTGAAGGTGCAGACGGCGGCGTCGCTCGAGGCGACCTATGCGGCAATTAGCATCTTCGCGGCGAGCGCCGGCGGGCCTGGCACGGCCGCAAACGATCAGCTGAGTGCCAGCTCAGCGGCCAGCGAGGCGGCGAGCGCATCGCAGCTCTCGGAAGACACGCTGGCCGAGACGCTGGCGCAGCTGCTCGAGGAGACCGTCGGCATGCGTCGCGACAACAACACCGGCCATGCCGCCACTGCCAGCAACACCGGCCGCATCGCCAAGACGTTGGATGCCGTAACTCAGGCCGGCGACGCGATCAGCATCACGCAGGCAGCAGCGTGA
- a CDS encoding HK97 gp10 family phage protein — protein sequence MTVTVKGLDQVQRYIRNAPTRIARVLNGAGRIAGKVVAEEAQDRAPSDEVEVIVVAKGTDGRIRVRIDVKKGWGRSLAIWAEYGTIGHYISVDMERSGGRTARRVNTLAKDGVLVINGKPVGKTVWHPGAKQEPFMRPALDVKRTEAIRAGQAYIDEQVRKGALAGRPIDEVD from the coding sequence ATGACCGTGACCGTGAAGGGCCTGGACCAGGTCCAACGCTATATCCGCAACGCACCGACGCGGATCGCGCGCGTCCTCAACGGCGCCGGCCGGATCGCGGGCAAGGTCGTTGCCGAGGAGGCTCAAGACCGCGCGCCCTCCGACGAGGTCGAGGTGATCGTCGTCGCCAAGGGGACCGACGGCCGCATCCGCGTCCGCATCGACGTCAAGAAAGGCTGGGGCCGATCGCTGGCGATCTGGGCCGAGTACGGCACGATCGGCCACTACATCAGCGTCGACATGGAGCGGTCGGGCGGCCGCACGGCGCGGCGGGTCAACACGCTCGCCAAAGACGGCGTGCTGGTGATCAACGGCAAGCCGGTCGGCAAGACCGTCTGGCACCCGGGCGCGAAGCAGGAACCCTTCATGCGGCCGGCGCTGGACGTGAAGCGCACCGAGGCGATCCGCGCGGGACAGGCCTACATCGACGAGCAGGTCCGCAAGGGCGCCTTGGCTGGTCGGCCGATCGACGAGGTGGACTGA
- a CDS encoding head-tail adaptor protein yields MIVVRPSELDTPARLERPIADGSFTGAGSGAWALVDEIWIGIRDLLPSRGEQTANGATVATRRSRVRMYFRDDVTPDMRLVTADRTMQLVSEPAMLGRRSGLELMVEDYRPAGNAA; encoded by the coding sequence ATGATCGTCGTGCGACCCAGCGAGCTGGACACGCCGGCGCGGCTCGAGCGGCCGATCGCCGACGGTAGCTTCACAGGCGCCGGCTCCGGAGCGTGGGCGCTGGTCGACGAGATCTGGATCGGGATCCGCGACCTGCTGCCCAGCCGGGGCGAGCAGACCGCCAATGGCGCTACCGTTGCCACGCGCCGTTCGCGCGTGCGCATGTATTTCCGCGACGACGTGACGCCAGACATGCGCCTGGTGACCGCCGATCGCACGATGCAGCTGGTATCCGAGCCGGCGATGCTCGGCCGGCGCTCCGGCCTCGAGCTTATGGTCGAGGATTACCGCCCGGCCGGGAACGCCGCCTGA
- a CDS encoding phage gp6-like head-tail connector protein has translation MADVVGSDGTVLTLAAARAHLRTGSQPLDAGLIAAAEGRIEAFLGRELVGATGWATAEEVPALVIHCVKLALSDLFVNREAPELTDDQLRPMIGRHMVITLG, from the coding sequence ATGGCCGACGTGGTGGGGAGCGATGGCACCGTGCTGACGCTCGCCGCTGCGCGCGCGCACCTTCGCACCGGCAGCCAGCCGCTCGACGCTGGCCTGATCGCCGCGGCCGAGGGACGCATTGAAGCGTTTCTCGGCCGCGAGCTGGTCGGCGCTACCGGCTGGGCGACCGCCGAGGAGGTCCCGGCGCTGGTGATCCACTGCGTCAAGCTGGCGCTGTCGGATCTGTTCGTAAACCGCGAAGCCCCCGAGCTTACCGATGACCAGCTGCGCCCGATGATCGGCCGGCACATGGTGATCACGCTCGGATGA
- a CDS encoding phage major capsid protein — protein MRITALKTSLAAVVASMDGILATAANDDNRDLTAEEQTEFDAKAEEAKGLQAKIAREENLLALKSSAAAPVTVPGATNAPGGQPGRVPAAVAEKPEPGAMVGRVALAIAATGGEDQRRMADYSQQVWGDETGQIVANMEQATNTKGGYLVDTAYSRDFIVLLRPRVVIRAAGARSVPMPDGNLTMRKQTGNTSAGYVGERSPAPTTDLTVGTLSMSAKTLRALVPITNQLIRRASFGVDAMVRDDLITSAAIKEDQQFLRGAGSALAPTGLRSLIVAGNVLTMTANPTLVTVRSDMARLKLKVVNANVPLSKCAYIMSPTVQSFLENITDGNGNKAFPEVAEGRFGTYPIFVTTSVPDNLGAGTNESEVYFGDFEQFLIGDTQQVTLAASDSAAYDDNGTMRSAFSNDETVIRLIEEHDTQLRYDAAFAVLTGVTWKP, from the coding sequence ATGCGCATCACCGCGCTCAAGACCAGCCTGGCGGCCGTCGTTGCATCGATGGACGGCATTCTGGCGACTGCTGCCAACGACGACAATCGCGACCTCACCGCCGAGGAGCAGACCGAGTTCGATGCCAAGGCGGAGGAGGCCAAGGGCCTGCAGGCGAAGATCGCCCGCGAGGAGAACCTGCTCGCGCTGAAGTCGAGCGCCGCGGCGCCCGTCACGGTCCCCGGCGCGACCAACGCGCCTGGCGGCCAGCCCGGGCGCGTGCCCGCGGCCGTGGCCGAGAAGCCGGAGCCCGGCGCGATGGTCGGCCGTGTGGCGCTCGCGATCGCGGCGACGGGTGGCGAGGACCAGCGCCGCATGGCCGACTATTCGCAGCAGGTCTGGGGTGACGAGACCGGCCAGATCGTCGCGAACATGGAGCAGGCGACCAACACGAAGGGCGGCTACCTGGTCGACACCGCGTACAGCCGCGACTTCATCGTCCTGCTGCGCCCGCGTGTCGTGATCCGCGCCGCCGGCGCGCGCTCGGTCCCGATGCCGGACGGCAACCTGACGATGCGCAAGCAGACCGGCAATACGAGCGCGGGTTATGTCGGCGAGCGCTCGCCGGCGCCGACGACCGACCTGACCGTCGGCACGCTCAGCATGTCGGCCAAGACGCTGCGCGCGCTGGTTCCGATCACGAACCAGCTGATCCGCCGCGCCTCGTTCGGCGTCGACGCCATGGTGCGCGACGATCTGATCACCTCGGCCGCGATCAAGGAAGATCAGCAGTTCCTCCGCGGTGCCGGCTCGGCGCTCGCACCGACCGGCCTGCGCTCGCTGATCGTCGCCGGGAACGTCCTGACGATGACGGCCAACCCGACGCTGGTGACGGTACGCTCGGACATGGCGCGCCTGAAGCTCAAGGTGGTCAACGCCAACGTGCCGCTGTCGAAGTGCGCGTACATCATGTCGCCGACCGTCCAGTCGTTCCTCGAGAACATCACCGACGGCAACGGCAACAAGGCGTTCCCGGAAGTCGCGGAGGGTCGCTTCGGCACCTACCCGATCTTTGTCACCACGTCGGTGCCGGACAACCTCGGCGCGGGCACGAACGAGTCGGAGGTCTACTTCGGCGACTTCGAGCAGTTCCTGATCGGCGACACCCAGCAGGTGACGCTAGCCGCTTCGGACAGCGCTGCCTACGACGACAACGGGACGATGCGCTCGGCGTTCTCCAACGACGAGACGGTGATCCGCCTCATCGAGGAGCACGACACCCAGCTGCGCTACGACGCCGCTTTCGCGGTGCTCACCGGCGTCACCTGGAAGCCGTAA
- a CDS encoding S49 family peptidase, producing MKHHVLAAIRSQPWAIMPGYLEAIEAIALRVLDDPAVMALKGDGHQERQVSAVASMGARAPATRTSMLRDGVGMLPLLGPIFPRANIMTEYSGATSLDVAAADLRALQASPDVRHILAVIDSPGGAVAQVNDFARLVAASPKPVSVHVTGLCCSAAYWIGSSAAGGMSLDPTGVVGSIGVLISTSYQVEPDANGRRDLDIASSNAPNKRPDLSSEEGQAQIRQMLDAIEDVFIANVAKGRGVSEAVVRNEFGKGGTLTGKAAKAAGMVDRIEPDGLDGAIRRLAKSGPATPRRAAAANHLALAQIRAAS from the coding sequence ATGAAGCACCACGTGCTCGCTGCGATCCGGTCGCAGCCCTGGGCGATCATGCCTGGCTATCTCGAGGCGATCGAGGCGATCGCGCTGCGCGTCCTCGACGATCCGGCGGTGATGGCGCTCAAGGGCGACGGTCATCAGGAGCGGCAGGTCTCGGCAGTCGCCTCGATGGGCGCCCGCGCGCCGGCGACGCGCACCTCGATGCTGCGCGATGGCGTCGGCATGCTCCCGCTGCTCGGCCCGATCTTTCCGCGCGCCAACATCATGACGGAATATTCCGGCGCGACATCGCTCGACGTTGCGGCTGCCGATCTGCGCGCGCTGCAGGCCTCGCCTGACGTGCGCCACATCCTGGCAGTGATCGACAGCCCGGGCGGCGCGGTTGCGCAGGTGAACGACTTCGCGCGCCTCGTCGCGGCATCGCCGAAGCCTGTCTCGGTTCACGTCACCGGCCTGTGCTGCTCGGCGGCCTATTGGATCGGGAGCTCGGCCGCCGGCGGCATGAGCCTCGACCCGACCGGCGTCGTCGGCTCGATCGGCGTGCTGATTTCCACGTCCTACCAGGTCGAGCCCGATGCCAACGGCCGGCGCGACCTCGACATTGCCAGCTCCAACGCGCCGAACAAGCGGCCCGACCTCTCGAGTGAGGAAGGCCAGGCGCAGATCCGCCAGATGCTGGACGCGATCGAGGACGTTTTCATCGCGAACGTGGCGAAAGGCCGCGGCGTGAGCGAGGCCGTCGTTCGCAACGAGTTCGGCAAGGGCGGCACCCTGACCGGAAAGGCGGCCAAGGCGGCCGGCATGGTCGACCGCATCGAGCCCGACGGCCTCGATGGGGCGATCCGCCGGCTCGCCAAGTCCGGCCCGGCAACGCCACGGCGGGCGGCCGCGGCGAACCACCTGGCTCTCGCGCAGATCCGCGCGGCGAGCTGA
- a CDS encoding phage portal protein, whose amino-acid sequence MDRARAAVRAWRDTSSSDAIVAGADGLDDTGGMTVLNLLGAGGRGAPMGEHEALSVPAVLRALEVLCGLFAMTPFHYYKLTDQGKVRVDDAPQALLFSTSANAVQPAFLLKELMLGDLLMCGRFGSYIHRDPLYRPMALSRLLPHAIQPVQHWDKADGLEVFYDASLPDGSRERLTRNDLWFVPGFSRDGLLGLDRLKLLSNTFENAASTNEFATRFWNNNAQPSTVLTTKAKVGADEKKQIRADWQQRFAGPRNAGATAVLDQEMKAEFLSHNNKEAQFIESRSFAVVEVARAFGVPPHVLFELARATFSNIEQQSLELYLYTMLGHFGRAQAHMTHQFAEPGHFFEANPDALLKGDIKSRYEAYSIAIDKGILNPDEVRNLENRNKRPGGDEYRVGSGSTLESQQPSKPVDHRPPAPAQPQEDDE is encoded by the coding sequence ATGGACCGTGCTCGAGCAGCTGTTCGCGCCTGGCGCGATACGAGCAGCTCCGACGCGATCGTCGCCGGCGCCGACGGCCTCGACGACACCGGCGGCATGACGGTGCTTAACCTGCTGGGCGCCGGCGGCCGCGGCGCGCCGATGGGCGAGCACGAGGCGCTGAGCGTGCCGGCGGTGCTGCGCGCGTTGGAGGTCCTGTGCGGCCTCTTCGCCATGACGCCGTTCCACTATTACAAGCTGACCGACCAGGGGAAGGTGCGCGTCGACGATGCGCCCCAGGCGCTGCTGTTCTCGACCAGCGCCAACGCGGTGCAGCCGGCGTTCCTGCTGAAAGAGCTGATGCTGGGCGACCTGCTGATGTGCGGGCGCTTCGGCAGCTACATCCACCGCGATCCGCTCTACCGGCCGATGGCGCTGTCGCGGCTGCTGCCGCACGCGATCCAGCCGGTCCAGCATTGGGACAAGGCCGACGGGCTCGAGGTCTTCTACGACGCGAGCCTTCCCGACGGCTCACGCGAGCGGCTGACGCGCAACGACTTGTGGTTCGTGCCGGGCTTCAGCCGTGACGGCCTGCTCGGGCTCGACCGGCTCAAGCTGCTCTCCAACACCTTCGAGAACGCGGCGTCGACCAACGAGTTTGCGACCCGCTTCTGGAACAACAACGCCCAGCCCTCGACCGTGCTGACCACCAAGGCGAAGGTCGGCGCCGACGAGAAGAAGCAGATCCGCGCCGATTGGCAGCAGCGCTTCGCCGGCCCGCGCAACGCCGGCGCGACCGCGGTCCTTGACCAGGAGATGAAGGCCGAGTTTCTCTCGCACAACAACAAGGAGGCGCAGTTCATCGAATCGCGCAGCTTCGCGGTTGTCGAGGTGGCGCGGGCGTTCGGCGTGCCGCCGCATGTGCTCTTCGAGCTGGCGCGCGCGACCTTCTCCAACATCGAGCAGCAGAGCCTCGAGCTCTACCTCTACACCATGCTCGGCCATTTCGGCCGCGCGCAGGCGCACATGACGCATCAGTTCGCCGAGCCGGGGCACTTCTTCGAGGCCAACCCGGATGCGCTGCTGAAGGGCGACATCAAGAGCCGGTACGAGGCCTATTCGATCGCGATCGACAAGGGGATCCTCAACCCGGACGAGGTCCGCAACCTCGAGAACCGCAACAAGCGGCCCGGCGGCGACGAGTACCGCGTCGGCTCCGGCTCGACGCTCGAGAGCCAGCAGCCCTCCAAGCCGGTCGACCATCGCCCGCCGGCGCCCGCCCAGCCCCAAGAGGACGACGAATGA